A DNA window from Trypanosoma brucei brucei TREU927 chromosome 11 chr11_scaffold01 genomic scaffold, whole genome shotgun sequence contains the following coding sequences:
- a CDS encoding variant surface glycoprotein, translating to MQHKTRNAGTALAILAALTLASSAQLHELTKTIASACDAADHLQWMINHIDRTVAEQERQIADGQKTLARATAAALLTANAGSALWAPLLATIAEKLEAAHTALQTAKKAARTVIPNLGELKGAEQTVYELTDLELSAHADQASATFLGSNGVHLIASPINRQEPKCTSELNKSPRQKAGQPRTHDAKTTIDIYQAETIAKSATKTTGPRLCSKSGATASDCADHNGAQTNNMRITGGKILRSKKVTYESANDARPEFKAESAHTTTKTVLPTTQYVTAKLAGLAPIEDKLSKLNFKASTLKDVGMTKEPTFKKIAAAIYLPDVSPSELQSKDQDLTQLVEKHYGNEQGTFDNKVWGTLATLGIPKAALLATDDQKVGSTDNLAQLQAAVAYSIIRLTKSKTDKPSGTTNNKEEENGNKADASADKTGDKSDGN from the coding sequence ATGCAGCATAAGACCCGCAACGCTGGCACAGCACTAGCGATACTTGCGGCACTAACCCTTGCCAGCTCGGCCCAACTCCATGAGTTAACCAAAACCATCGCAAGCGCTTGCGACGCTGCAGaccacctgcagtggatgaTAAACCACATTGACAGAACTGTAGCTGAGCAAGAACGGCAGATTGCCGACGGCCAAAAAACACTCGCAAGGGCGAcggcagctgccctgctgaCGGCGAACGCGGGATCGGCCCTGTGGGCTCCGCTGCTAGCGACTATAGCAGAGAAACTTGAAGCGGCGCATacggcactgcagacagCGAAAAAGGCAGCCAGAACCGTCATTCCCAATTTAGGCGAACTCAAAGGAGCAGAACAAACTGTCTACGAGCTAACAGACCTCGAACTAAGTGCCCACGCGGACCAGGCGTCGGCGACGTTCCTTGGCAGCAACGGTGTACACCTGATAGCATCACCCATAAACCGGCAGGAACCCAAGTGCACGTCGGAACTAAACAAGAGCCCGAGACAAAAGGCAGGACAACCGCGTACGCACGACGCAAAGACGACAATCGACATATATCAGGCAGAAACAATCGCAAaatcagcaacaaaaacgacCGGCCCACGGCTCTGTTCCAAAAGCGGTGCGACTGCCAGCGATTGCGCTGACCACAATGGCGCACAGACAAACAACATGCGGATCACGGGCGGAAAAATCCTCAGATCGAAAAAGGTAACTTACGAATCAGCAAACGATGCCAGACCAGAGTTCAAGGCGGAATCAGCGCACACAACGACCAAAACCGTCCTGCCCACAACGCAATACGTAACAGCGAAACTAGCAGGGCTTGCACCGATCGAAGACAAGCTATCAAAGCTAAACTTCAAAGCAAGCACGTTAAAAGACGTTGGGATGACGAAGGAACCAACCTTCAAGAAAATAGCAGCAGCGATTTACTTACCCGATGTAAGCCCAAGCGAGCTTCAAAGCAAAGACCAGGACTTAACTCAACTGGTCGAAAAACATTATGGCAACGAACAAGGCACATTCGACAACAAAGTGTGGGGCACCTTAGCTACACTAGGGATCCCAAAGGCCGCATTGCTGGCAACAGACGACCAGAAGGTAGGATCCACAGACAACCTGGCACAGCTACAAGCAGCCGTGGCTTATTCCATTATTCGGCTAACAAAATCTAAAACTGACAAGCCCTCAGGCACGACCAACaataaagaggaggaaaatggtaaCAAAGCAGATGCATCAGCAGACAAAACAGGAGATAAGTCAGACGGGAATTAA